A genomic window from Megalobrama amblycephala isolate DHTTF-2021 linkage group LG2, ASM1881202v1, whole genome shotgun sequence includes:
- the LOC125262997 gene encoding rhodopsin-like: protein MEVQDWIESSIRAFFCLTGITGNFWLGLRSLPKSRSQLRPNDILFINLAVSNLITNCLVDLPDTLAQFVNSWFMGKNYCGVLQFSSDLSETSSIFSTMFISMYWHQKLVGSIRRGGAPVQMDNLRLVVILLAGSWIVALMFSVPHFFIAEHDGNETLEVCEEHFPTPAEKRTFDALYLILANVVPLVGITYASVQIVLTLLQSQKRIMGHSKGANHAPTEANNSGTKAAATKSKVVNNTINPQQQKTQVRSNPSSGNQVRAAKSVVAVATIFIICWFTHLVLRIYSSFRNSILAVKLTNFIGASYTCFVPYVYLHGVKKLNCSCW from the coding sequence ATGGAGGTTCAAGACTGGATTGAATCATCTATACGAGCGTTCTTCTGCTTGACTGGCATTACAGGCAACTTCTGGCTGGGTTTGCGCTCTCTTCCCAAATCCAGATCTCAACTGCGGCCCAATGACATTCTCTTCATTAACCTGGCCGTGTCCAATCTCATCACAAACTGTCTGGTGGATCTGCCGGACACTTTGGCACAGTTTGTGAACAGCTGGTTCATGGGCAAAAATTACTGTGGCGTGCTCCAGTTTTCGTCTGATCTCTCGGAGACCAGCAGCATCTTCTCCACCATGTTCATCAGCATGTATTGGCACCAGAAACTAGTGGGTTCCATCAGACGTGGAGGAGCTCCGGTGCAGATGGACAACCTGCGACTCGTCGTCATATTGCTCGCTGGGAGCTGGATTGTGGCGTTGATGTTCAGCGTTCCCCACTTTTTTATTGCAGAACATGATGGGAACGAGACTTTAGAAGTTTGTGAAGAACATTTCCCAACACCTGCAGAGAAAAGGACATTTGATGCGCTGTATCTTATTCTGGCTAATGTCGTTCCACTTGTTGGGATCACTTACGCCAGTGTGCAGATCGTCTTAACGCTGCTGCAGAGCCAGAAACGAATCATGGGTCACTCCAAAGGAGCAAATCATGCACCTACAGAAGCAAATAACTCAGGAACAAAAGCAGCAGCCACTAAGTCTAAAGTCGTGAATAACACCATCAATCCTCAACAACAGAAGACGCAGGTCAGATCCAATCCGTCCTCTGGCAACCAGGTGCGGGCGGCTAAAAGCGTGGTGGCGGTGGCCACGATCTTCATCATCTGCTGGTTCACTCACCTCGTGCTCCGCATCTACAGCAGCTTCAGAAACTCCATCCTGGCTGTGAAGCTGACCAATTTTATAGGAGCGTC